The genomic stretch CCTCCATTGAAAGAACGGAGGcagaatttttaattcttttttcattctcctcaCTTTCGCACACGCGCGTTGTCTATCTACAATTTTCCCTTTGGCGGTCtaagaaaacaagaaacaaaaaagaaaagaaaaagaaaagaaaaaaagaaaaaaaaaaacagacacCTTTAATTGAACGGAAGCAGGTGCTTAAGAGAGCGTGGTtacataagaataaaataataaatcctcCAACGAAAAGGGACTCGCGTCGGTCGCGAGTCTCCTTCGCCTTGTTCCTTACCTCTGCGAGGTGGGTAACGAGGACGTCTCGTCGTTGGATCCCCTCCAAAGAAGAACTCAGGATGTTGTAGCTTGGCTTGGAAGAGTTGGGAGTCCCGTATAATAAAACGCTCTTCCTCTATTTGATGCCCCTCCACCGTCTACTCGTCCACTTCTCTATGTGTGTCTCTATGCCTAGGGCATCTAGGAGCCTAACCGGAGAAACGCATTCGCTATAAAAGCTTCGTATGTCCGAAGGAATTTGTCAGAAGAGTGACGAAccgtaacaaaaaaaaaagcagcgCCAATACTCGCTGCTCCCTTTTAGTTCTTCGTCGCGAACCAGGGAGGACTTCTGGAAGTCGAAGATGTGGCTCGCACTGGTCAGTGTCCTTTCCCTCatcttcattaattaaatcacGCGGCATTGTTCCCTCATTCGGCTTCAATTTTACTCAATGTTAGATGTGTGACAAAGTGCGTGAGGTCAGTGCAATCCTAGTAGAACGATTCGGAAATGTGATTCGTTCTGTGTTCATTCTGTCCGAGGACCAAGTGCATTTTCTTCGTACGATCGATCAAACCCTTCGTTCGATCCGCTTGACGTTGTTGACTATTCTCTTAGTAAATTTTTATAGTCGTCCGCTCTGTAGCAACGATCAGGATAAAAAGTTAAAGCTTTCTCGATTATTCGAGACGAGTGCCACGAGTATCGTTTCTTCTCAAAATCCTGCATATATACGTTTGCAACATGTAtcaatcatttattatcaatcattTAATACAGATTCGAACGTTCGAAGGGACAATTTTATCGTTCTGCTCGCTCGCATGATCCTTCTGCGTGCGAGAAAGTTCGTTACGATAGGGGAAGCACGATCAAATACGGCGTTTAGctgtaaaaaaacaaaaagaaataaaaactgcATGTCACTCGAGACAAAGTCGAGAATCAAAAATACATTAACGAACATTAAGCGTTCTCGTACTACGCATCGTAGTAGAGATGATGCTGTCGTCATGATGAAAAAACGCATAACGAGTCTCTCTAATTATTTCAGTTGAATGGGTTAAGAGGTATCGTGGCATGGCAAACGTATTTGTAGGATCTCATGAATGACGTTCGTTAGGTAACTTATTTACTATAtagatctttattatatagttCTAACGCAATAGCCAGGGAACGAgcgatatttcaattaaattgcaaatagaaatgtaaatatagaTACGTCGATGAATTGTCGTACCATTCTCCGTTATCAGCTAGCTAAGTAGGTGTCCTCTCATCACTTTTCACTCGGTGAAATGGAAAGTTgcgcaaaagagaaagaaagaaaaggaaaagaaggccACAAGAATATTTAGGAGGAATCCGTGGGAATATTATAacgtcaatgaaaaaaaaggagatttGAAGTCGTTATTGCGATCTTCGGAGTGTCAGGACGATCGTAGATCGATTATGATCCATGTAATTCGTTGCTAGATCGTAAAACGAATATCTTTGGTcttgatatcgataataagcgATACCTGTTTACTTCGTAACGAATctcgtaataataatctacAGGAGGAGCAAGAAAAGAACCGGACGTAAGACGAAATTGCGCTCgaggataaaaatgaaagggagaaagaaagacaaaatcaTGGCGCATACTTTCGCTTGGTCCAACCTAATGGGAGTTTCACGTTCCTCCGgctgtgaagaaaaaaaaaaaaaaaaaaaaaaaaaaaaaaaaaaagaagaaaaaagaaagaaaaaaagaaggaaaaaaaaagaaaaaagaagaagaagaagaaaaaaagaaaacacgagAGTAGCGAGGGTTCGCTCGACCCAATTTCCAGACTTTCATTTTTGAATGACGCGCTCATAAAATCGCACAAGGTATAGAAATCCGCGTGTAACATCGACACGCTTAATGTCGACTTCTCTCGGTGAAAAGTCGTACggtgttaattaaaaatacgcGGTGTAATAAGCCGAGCGATTATCGTTTCCCTTCCTCTAATCTGCATTTATAATTGAACGATCAAACATTTGCCGTTGCTTTTTCATTCTCGTAGTATCAACAACGCAAACTATTATCGTGCGAAAAGcgtcttattattatacggCAACACGTCGATTATGTCCATGCGCGTAACTACTGTCGAACTGCCGTGTAATTGACCGTAAAACAAAGGCTTTATCCTTGACGAGTCCAATACCtttacgtatattataattctgcGTGCTTTCAGATATTGCTTGGATCCCTTTTCGTCGCCTCCACCAATGGTGATCCGAtcagaacgaagaaagagtaagttcacgtgaaaataattaatcaattaaattgcACAAGCAACGAGGAGTCATAcatcagagagaaagatacatttTACCTTGTagtaattgtaaatatttttagggCACCACTTAGTCCACAGTATGGCCCGCCGGCTGCTTCTTATGGAGTACCGAACGTAGGTCCTTCGGATTCGTATGGTGCTCCACCAGTACCATCGTCGTCTTACGGCGCTCCATCTGGACCATCCACTTCTTACGGTGCCCCGTCTGGGCCATCATCGTCCTATGGCGCGCCATCTTCCAGCTACGGAGCTCCATCCTCCGGGCATGCCTCTTTTGGGGGTGATCACGGATCCTTCGGAGGAGCCGATCATGGATCGTTAGGCGGTGGATCGTTCGACAGTGGTTACGGGGGTGATCATGGTTCGCtaggcggcggcggcggcggcggcggcggcggcgatgGCGGTTTCGGTGGAGATTTTGGATCGTACGGAGGAGGACATCacggaggaggtggaggaggaggcggTGGTGATTTTGGATCGTACGGAGGAGGACATCACGGGACTGGAGGAGGCGGCGGTGGTGACTTCGGATCGTACGGAGGAGGACATCacggaggaggtggaggaggcaGCGGTGGTGACTTCGGATCGCACGGAGGAGGACATCacggaggaggtggaggaggcaGCGGTGGTGATTTCGGATCGTACGGAGGTGGACATCACGGGGCTGGAGGAGGCGGCGGTGGTGACTTCGGATCGTACGGAGGAGGACATCACGGGGCTGGAGGAGGCGGCGGTGGTGATTTTGGATCGTACGGAGGAGGACATCACGGGGCTGGAGGTGGCGGCGGTGGTGATTTTGGATCTTACGGAGGAGGACATCACGGAGgcggtggaggaggaggaggaggaggaggaggatctGCGCTTGGTCCCATTTACGGTCCACCCTCGCAATCCTACGGTCCTCCGGCGGCCTCCTACGGTCCTCCGGCGGCCTCCTACGGTCCGCCTGGTCACGATCAGCCGAAGGGAGTATGGAAGAAAAAGCTCACGTGGAAGGCCGAATGGAAGCAGATATGGAAAACGGAGTCGAAACTAACGTGGAAACAGGAATGGAAAAAGGTTCAGGTGCCAATTTGGAAGGAAGTACAGGTGCCAGAATGGAAGGAAATTCAAGTGCCAGCTTGGAAGAAGGTACAAAAGCCAATTTGGAAGGAGATCCAAGTACCCATTTGGAAGGAGATTCAGGTACCAGCTTGGAAGAAAGTTTGGAAGCCTGTTTGGAAGGAGATACAAGTACCAATTTGGAAGGACGTTCAAGTGCCCGACTGGAAGAAGATTTGGATACCAGAATGGATAAAGATCGGTATTCCCGGGGAACAATACGTCGGCAAGGATCAACACGGTTGGCAATATACCAGTCACGATCTCTGGAAGAAGAAACTCATTTGGAAGCCGATCTGGAAGAAAATTTGGAGGACCGAGAAGAAGCAAGCTTGGGTTACGGATAAGAAGCTCGAATGGAAAGCCGAATGGAAGCAAATTTGGAAAACcgaaaagaaacaagtatGGGTGACCGATAAGAAACTTGTATGGAAGGAGGAGTCCGTACAGGTTTGGTTACCTAAAAAACAACAGATTTGGGTCACGCAAAAGAAGCAGGTGTGGAAGGACGAATGGAAAAGCAAGTGGGTACCGGTTTGGAAGAACGTACAAGTACCGGCCTGGAAGAAGATTTGGAAGCCCGTTTGGGAGAAAGTTTGGGTACAAATAGAATCTCATCACGACGGAGGCCACCATGGTTACaagtaatacgataatattagcGTAGTCGTTAGGATATCAAAGTTAACTTCGTAGTTGACTTTTTTTCCAAAGTTCGTAGAATGTGTTTCAATTATGGGTCGATAATTTCAGGCTCGACGATAGTTCCCTGTTAGACGCGATTATGGAATAACGAATGGAATAGAAAGTATAGTGTTTCGTCGAAATAAGAAGGACGGAGAGTAGTTTTGGCTCGTGATATTGCGACTTCATTATTCCGTAAATGTCGAATAAATATCAAGACTTGTCTGCCCGccctcttcccccccccccccctgtAAATAAGGTGATTAAAAGATTGCAAGCGCATCGATATTTTTGTACGTTTTGCGTTTActataatctaataaatatttttttttaccacgTGTACGTCTAATCGATTGATATCCTGAATCGGCCGATGATCCAGTTGACGAAACTTTCACTTTGTACATAATCAGTTTGGGTTGTTCCAAACGATCAGTCTGATTGATCCagatgaggaagagaaaagggaagaaaggaagaataatattcttgggaaggaagaaaaagaacgattctTTTTTGAAGTTTAAGCAAGTCTAATCGAATGAAGTCGGTAATAAGTAATCGGTAGTAGCTTTCCCGTTCACTCGATGAAAGTGCAATTTTCTAGGCGACGGAGTAGGATTATCGCAGGAGGACaatggaaagggaaaaggaagatgCTTTCCAGGGAAGCGTATATGCAGATGTCAGGGTCGCGAGACGGACTCACGACCTTTACTTTCTCCGTGATCGCGTTGGAGCAAGTGTGGGATGatcgagaaataaagaatctACCAAGAGAGAACGTGGAAGTCGGTGGGAGAACGGAAGTAGCACGACCGGTTCGTCTTCTCCGAGGTCTCCTTCCGAGTTTCGACTGGCAAAGACCAGTATCTATTAAACGCATCGAAGAAAGTGGATGGCGTTTTCGagtcgacgaaaaaaaaaaaaaaaaaacaaaaaaaaaaaaaaagagaaaagaaaagaaaaagaaataatcccccctaatgaataaattaattgtaggATAGATGAACATATACGTTCAAATCACGTAAGATGACATGCCTCTTATTAATCAAGACGAAATCTTTACAAGTTGAATCCTAATTAAGAGctatctcctctctttttctcatttattccGTTTATTTACAGGATCATGCCGAAACTAGGTTAGATACTTTGTTAATTATCAACTTCATTAACGGTTCCGTGCATTCGATCTGCTCGTCCATCCATCGCCTTCGTCTCGGACGATGATGAGATTTTATCTCTTTGGCAGAGAGTAACGCGTAACTACATAAATTATACAGTAGAAAATACAAGTTGATTTATGGATGTCTATATTACTTACTACTTTGAGGTATTCCAATATGATTTACAAGCGGGAATGCGATTTATATAAACTTCCGACGACGAAAATAACGGCGCTTCTTGTATCTGCTTGCAAAGTGTAAGGACGTTTCGAGCGATTGGTAAATACctgtgttaataataaatagaggAAAATAAGCATAACTTGAAGAATCTActgtaaaaatatcttttacgaatattttctattcgatgATCGTATTGAATGGCGTTCGCTTCGAATACAGCAAGCGAAAATGACACTTGCGATCGTGCGTAGAGCAAATTTAAAAGTTAATTCCCCACCacgttcgatatattattGCTCTAACgtttaccaccaccaccaccaccaccaccacgtATACTTTCCCAGGATCTTTCTTTATATGACTTTCTAGCGTTTAAAGTAGATAGTGGGACATTCGTCAAagtttttccctctcttcttaTAAACTACCGTCTCCTCTCCATAGAgtttcgttcattttaattattacaaattaatcgaCAATTTTAGCTTTTCCTCGTTTCATAAACGTTctagttttaattaattaatctgaCCAATCTTACATTGCGCATTTCGTTTCGAACGTCGTCTATTTTATAAGACGAGTTTTCCGCCATCGAAAGTCGTTAATACTTTATGTACGGCACACCATAGCCCATGAAGACTTATATACGAATGCCGGTGTTACTCAATAGAAAGCGAAACGTGCATATGATAGATTTATAACCGAAACTTTTAGACTATTCTCGGGGCTCTATGGGTAAGCTCTTTGAAATCGTCGACGTAGTCGAAGTATCagctatgaaaatatttcgatgttGGCCAATTGTCGTAGGTTATGCAGAACGCGAATAGCCAAGGATTGTCTTCGTAAAGTAAGCCCGAGACTGGCAAGGCCACTTtcacgtaaatatatacaggCAGAAGAGACGAGCATGTGCGcacgtttctttcctttccttcgtttctttgtctctctgaTCTCTTCCATCCGGTTCCTTTATCCAGTGGCTCTCAATTCTTTCCTCGACTAAAATATCACAAAATTCTTATagctattatttaattataaaaatcgatttaatagAGGACCTTTAATTAGATCGCAAAAAGGGGTTACACCTAACGGAGTTAAGGATCTTTTGACTCTGACGGCTCGAGTGACGGAATCCGTTAGGCATACCTACATGAAGATTTCACTTCTTAGGTCGCGTCGTTGATCGTAgatcttaataaatttcactCTCGAAAGGCGATAGCACCGAGGATAGTTATCGGTACATCCTTGTACCGGGTTCTACCTACATATCCGTATGTAAGCGACTCTCGCTCGTTACATATAGCGGAAGTGTCTGCACCATTGATATCTTAAAAAGGTCGAAAACCTGCTCGTCacgttcattttcttcttattcccgTGCCTCTTCGTACTCCTTTCGGAACACAACTTCGCGATTCAACAaggatatacgtatgtatatacctttCTCATCCGTGACTTTCCCGCGGTGGACGACCCGCGGGGACAGGGAGGGGCATAGATAAAAGTAGAGAAGCATCGAACCATCTGCGTGGGAaatccttttatatatttacgaaataACGTGAATGAAAAGAATGACATAGAAAAATTCACTATTTTTCTAAGTTAATACGCATGCATAGTTAAAAAAATCTTCTCCATTATGGCAATGCCAGAACTCGGTAACGATTCTTCGGGTAAAACGTACACTCTACCATAATGACTTCCACTATCCTCGAGAATACGTTCAGGTTCATAAAGCTGTTTATAATGAGGAAAGTTAATGACAGACAATTTAGATGTTAGCACGTCCAACCTTAAATCTGTCAGAAAAATTAGTAGGACGTACCAACGtttcttttgtctctcttttttctttttctttttatcgttcttataaaaattcttgcgattttaaatatgatcgatcgatcgatcgatccaccTAGAATGGttctttatttgataatttcgtTCCTCTTCGATCGTATCTACGACTACGTATATAAGATCAAAATGTACGTAATGCGAAGAAGAAGGACTAGGTAGGAAGGAACGGTATCATCGGCACGCTACGATATAAGACGGTTATGGTTCAGTGCCGGGCTCTTACATCAATTGCCCACTTGCACTTGTTACTTTCACTGAGCAACTCTTCTTTTTACGCCGAAATGGCCGGATGTTCGACTTTACATCGGGCCGCATGTACACATAGCCACGTTCTCTATTTAACGTTCGCGTTCGAGCGTTCCGTTGAGGCTAAATGCCAGAACGGAATCAGCCTGACTCCTCTAACGCAAGAAATGATGTAACGGTAAATTAGCGTAGGTCCTTcaaattatatagattaataattatcaagcATTACTAATACGCGGTATACAAAAATTCTGATCGTTCGAGTTAGTTATCGTACGATGTTAGATGACGATTGTTCGTACTTAATCGTTTGCTCCATGGGAGGGTATTTCCAATATCGAATCGATGAAGACGTGTCTAGAATAGATATTTAAGAATGAGTACAAACTATCCTATCGATTAGCCAATACGCCGTTCTTTCGTGTTTATAGTAGTGGACCAGATTCCAGTAGTCTTTCGACTACGTCACTTTTGCTTTCGTAAGAAAGGATCACGAGTTTTTCCCTTCGACTCGACCcaaatattaaagaagaaaactttCGAGAGCTTGTATAATAAGTATTTCAAAGGAaccgaacgagagagagagagagagagagagagagagagagagagagagagagagagaggaagagtggTACTGGGCCTTACGTACGTCAAATAGGCCCCTCAATTTGGAATTTCTAAAATACATATCGATCTAACTATTTACCGTCACACCTTTGACACCTTTCAAATATTAGATAGATCGCTCGTGAAGGAGGATCATTGTCCTAAAAATAAGAGGGGAACAAAACCAATGATTCTGCTTCTTTTGCGCTGTGTAATAATGGAAACCGTGATCCGTTCGCCCACATATTACCTGGATGAGtttcttcgaataaaatcAAGATAGATCTTAGACGTAAatgtatatttgaataattccTATTTCGAACTTTCCGGAAGTGTTGATATGGGTCACGGTGAAACGTTTCTCGGTATGCCTATTGCTCTCGCGTGTCTACCTTTGGAAATCTGGAGCGATCATGTAATCGTAGCGACTGATGAAATCATTATAACCAACGATACGTTTCGTTTTTGGACGAGACAAttgttcaataatatatataaatatatatctacgagATTTTTTAACCGGAAACATATAAGGCAGGAACTCCAACGAGAAGAACCGAGCGAGGGTCGTTAGTTgtgaaataataacaagacGCTTTTAGATGAATCGTCCGCGTCACGTTTATCAATTCATTAGTAATGCTTCAAGTATGGCAcatatacgaataatattgCAATTTTTATGAGAGCGACGTTCCTAATCTATTATAATCTAGAAAGCCATCATcttggaagaagagaaaaagcaatTATTGTCCGGTCCAGTTTTGGAACCGAGAGACTTTTCTTGCGAGaccaatatttcaaataacaaaATCCAAGAGACAACTCGGGACGAAAATAAATGTTCCTAACATTGATTGCTTCGTGACCACAAACGTACATCCGGAATCATTTATGTTCTCTCAGTAAGCAATAAACTTGAcctaaaagaaaaggaaagtaagaaCAAGAGCGATCGTTCTAACATTTAGAATAGCATTTTTTAAACTATAGATTACGAGTCCTTAATCAATTGGTGCTTTGATGATAATAGACATTGGATTGGAATCGTAtaatcatcgaaaaaaaatcgatgaaattttcgataatatctcGAAACTCTTCATGTTTCCCCAAAAGTCAGGAAAGCTCGGAGAAGAAGAATCTGGAGCAAGAGGCATAGCCTTGACGCATAACCTTGCTACGTGAACTTCGACGTCATGGTCGAAAGTACAACTGGTACTTGTCCATGCTCGAAGAAGTCGGATAAGTCATGGCCCGTTAAGATCGGATCGTAGACTCCGATCACTTTCTCCGACCGATGGCCTGGCCGAGGACAGCCAAAGAGGATGGcagaaaagagggaagaaataaataagaggaaaagaagaaattaatagataaaaaaaaaaaaaaaatatcgaaagcaGGTGAaccgagaaagaaggaaaaggaaggagagttTCGATCACCATCATGATCAAGACTAATACAAACATGGACAGAGTCAGGTATACTAGCGGAATCGGCGAGCTCAGAACAGTCAGACTCGAGAGTATCTTTTTCTCCACCCAGGTGAGTCCACCTCCACCGTACTCGACCAACAGCCCCACCGCGTCTCCAATTGCCACGACTTTCCGCTTTGGCTCCTTCCTTCTGTCCCCGGGGGAGGATACGCGCCTATATAACTACGGCGTTCCACTGATTGGACGAAGTAAGCCACGTTTTCCAGCGTCTAGGGAAGAAGAGAACGCAGCCCGAGTCCAACGGGCGGCACTCCAAGAAATATGAGGATTCGCCCGGGATGCGCGGTCAGTGGGAacaaattctttcttcttttcttaatctcttattttctcgGCTTGGTTTctttaacttcttcttcttcttttcttcttcttctttcgcctCGACATTGATGATTATTAAGTAGTGATTATAATGAGAAGATGCCGATCTTGGTCTAGTTTAAtcgagtttatatatatatatatatatatatatatatatatatatatatatatatatgtatgtatgtatgccgttcgattaagaataataagatgtaaatatatatatatatatcttgtatgTGAAATTCGTTATCGGTGTAGGAGACGAATCGATTAAAGAATGATTCAAATtttgttaacattttttaGCGGAATTAATTTTCTACCGAGCGTGCTAAAAAGCGAAATCGATTTAACAGAAGGAATTATAGTCAATTGGTTGTCATTGATTATCGTGCGTCAGTGAAATTCGAAAGTTCTTTAGCGTGTTCGACAGGCCCTTGCGATTTCACTAGCTGAACAAGCTGTGAAGgaaccaaaaaaaatttttctgatATGCGTTATGTGTGTCGCTTCTACTTCggataaaattgaaaacaatGCAAACTAAGTATTTACCGATCCTCCGGGTCTGAAAGTTtcacaataaattattatggaaTGAATGCCATTGAAGTGGATAGACTGATATCTCATAGTGAAATTCTATAATTTTCTTGTAATTGCAACGTTTCCAGACTGCACTAGCAGTGCTACTGCAGATCGTTCTTGTGGCGGGCAAGGCTTTGGAGCAAACGCAGCAAATACAGTTACAAGTGcggcaacaacagcaacaacaacaacaacaaccgcAGCAAGTCCCGTACGTATATTTCAATACTTTCTCGAATGATATACTGACTTAGAATGAGCCAATaaatgtgtgtacatataattattattattattattattattattattattattattattattattattgttattattattattgttgttgttgttgttgttgttgttgttattaaaagaggaaaatgttgatacacacacgcgtgtacgcacgcacacacacacaggtaCGGTACAGCGGCTGAGAAACGATTGGCCGATTGGAACGGAGATGCAGGGGGTCATTATGGCGGGGATGATTATGGTGGTAGTTTAGCTGGTGGAGATTACGGTGGAGATGTCGGAGGTGGTGGAGATGACGTTGGGGGAGCGATCGAGGAACACCACGTGCAAGAACATCACGACGATCATCACGATCATGGCTactggaaaaagaaattgatttgGAAAATAGGTTGGAAGAAAATTTGGAAACCAGCTCAAAAACAAATTTGGAAACCTGCGTGGAAGAAGATTTGGAAGCCTGTTTGGGAGCCGACGAAGAAAGCCGTTTGGAAGGAAATCCAAGTACCAGCGTGGAAAAAGATTTGGAAGCCAGTATGGAAGGAGATACAGGTGCCAGTGTGGAAAGAAATTCAG from Vespa velutina chromosome 21, iVesVel2.1, whole genome shotgun sequence encodes the following:
- the LOC124956297 gene encoding uncharacterized PE-PGRS family protein PE_PGRS3-like encodes the protein MWLALILLGSLFVASTNGDPIRTKKEAPLSPQYGPPAASYGVPNVGPSDSYGAPPVPSSSYGAPSGPSTSYGAPSGPSSSYGAPSSSYGAPSSGHASFGGDHGSFGGADHGSLGGGSFDSGYGGDHGSLGGGGGGGGGGDGGFGGDFGSYGGGHHGGGGGGGGGDFGSYGGGHHGTGGGGGGDFGSYGGGHHGGGGGGSGGDFGSHGGGHHGGGGGGSGGDFGSYGGGHHGAGGGGGGDFGSYGGGHHGAGGGGGGDFGSYGGGHHGAGGGGGGDFGSYGGGHHGGGGGGGGGGGGSALGPIYGPPSQSYGPPAASYGPPAASYGPPGHDQPKGVWKKKLTWKAEWKQIWKTESKLTWKQEWKKVQVPIWKEVQVPEWKEIQVPAWKKVQKPIWKEIQVPIWKEIQVPAWKKVWKPVWKEIQVPIWKDVQVPDWKKIWIPEWIKIGIPGEQYVGKDQHGWQYTSHDLWKKKLIWKPIWKKIWRTEKKQAWVTDKKLEWKAEWKQIWKTEKKQVWVTDKKLVWKEESVQVWLPKKQQIWVTQKKQVWKDEWKSKWVPVWKNVQVPAWKKIWKPVWEKVWVQIESHHDGGHHGYK